The DNA segment TGAGCGGCCAGGCGCGGTCGCTGCCGCAAATGAGCTGGGTGCGTGATTGCCAAGACTCGACCTCGTCACTTCCCATCACATAGACCGATGGCACCATCCGCGCTAAGGCGGGCTTACCAGCTACCGATATTTTCCATTGACGCCCAAGGCTCCTGCGGCGCAAGACGCTCGCCTTTCTGCAGGAGCTCGATGGAAATATCGTCCGGTGTGTGGACAAAGGCCATGTGGCCGTCGCGCGGGGGGCGGTTGATGGTGACGCCGTTATCCATCAGCGTTTGGCACATTTCGTAAATGTTGTCGACCTCGAACGCGAGGTGGCCGAAATTGCGCCCACTCATATACTCCTC comes from the Betaproteobacteria bacterium genome and includes:
- a CDS encoding lactoylglutathione lyase: MRYLHTMVRVSNLGQSLKFFEMLGLSEVRRRDSEKGRFTNLHLAARDDVDVAKSVRAPTLELTYNWDPEEYMSGRNFGHLAFEVDNIYEMCQTLMDNGVTINRPPRDGHMAFVHTPDDISIELLQKGERLAPQEPWASMENIGSW